A window of the Deinococcus gobiensis I-0 genome harbors these coding sequences:
- a CDS encoding response regulator transcription factor encodes MLAQILVVEDDPHLGPLLKEYLSADYQVYHAATLKDAQAWLGTHSAQLILLDLNLPDGDGLDLVQALRQYSSTPVLVLSARSGVQERVAGLNAGADDYLTKPFAMPELDARITALLRRTAAGTGVNLGNTSLSTSSLLLTVNDKNVNLTEHEARILELMMRTPERVFSRADIESHLYGWETPNSNSVEVRISQLRKKLESAGSDLRIRTIRNVGYVLQV; translated from the coding sequence ATGCTCGCGCAGATTCTCGTCGTCGAGGACGACCCGCACCTCGGGCCACTGCTCAAGGAATATCTTTCGGCCGATTATCAGGTCTACCACGCCGCCACCCTCAAGGACGCCCAGGCCTGGCTCGGCACGCACAGCGCCCAGCTCATCCTGCTCGACCTGAACCTGCCCGACGGCGACGGTCTGGACCTCGTGCAGGCCCTGCGGCAGTACAGCTCGACGCCGGTACTCGTGCTCTCGGCGCGCAGCGGCGTGCAGGAACGGGTCGCGGGCCTGAACGCCGGGGCCGACGATTACCTCACCAAGCCTTTCGCCATGCCGGAACTCGACGCGCGCATCACGGCGCTGCTGCGGCGCACCGCCGCCGGGACCGGCGTGAACCTGGGTAACACTAGCCTGTCCACCAGCAGCCTGCTGCTCACCGTGAACGACAAGAACGTGAACCTCACCGAACACGAGGCGCGCATCCTGGAACTCATGATGCGCACGCCCGAGCGGGTCTTCTCGCGCGCGGACATCGAGTCGCACCTCTACGGCTGGGAGACGCCCAACAGCAACTCGGTCGAGGTCCGCATCTCGCAGCTGCGCAAGAAGCTCGAGAGTGCCGGCTCGGACCTGAGAATCCGGACCATCCGCAACGTCGGCTACGTCCTCCAGGTCTGA
- a CDS encoding sensor histidine kinase produces MTPGAGLYSARVAWRHSLRFRLALVYTLATLVIVTVIGVGMVLYLLGQMDRQFQQRLNERAEVIAEGFKNPQTNLGKPAQPTSGYTAILDLSGNIQAVSPALQVANGPQLTRGQPFPYLNRRPLEIQGIPMRAAVRRAGDFGTVWVALSEEDVRAARTSALSALLLALAVTPLLMLLLGWWGGRRALAGLGQAADLADRIDPTRSLATLPLPRQEDEVHRLLAAINRLLVRIEAGQAREKQLLGQIVHELGAPLTVLRASLSRAGDRTGDPEVLRAALVADELTFTTQDLMQMARGQLEMKLAWHYIPARTLQGRLDRLVPGTTFEGDWEAGILCDPDRLTQALRNLLANARRAAGPQGSVTLTLAETPEEVRFTVRDTGPGLPTELGERIFDPFVSGSGSSGLGLSVSRQIAVMHGGSLSGSNPPGGGAQFVLTVPGAALGDEDDGGPGDDLEDDGPGDGPPPGPPHGRTPDDPLPEESREAASPTLRG; encoded by the coding sequence ATGACGCCCGGCGCGGGGCTGTATTCGGCGCGGGTGGCGTGGCGGCACAGCCTGCGCTTCCGGCTGGCGCTGGTGTATACGCTCGCGACCCTGGTGATCGTCACGGTGATCGGGGTCGGCATGGTCCTGTACCTGCTGGGTCAGATGGACCGGCAGTTCCAGCAGCGCCTCAACGAGCGGGCCGAGGTCATCGCCGAGGGGTTCAAGAACCCGCAGACCAACCTGGGCAAGCCTGCGCAGCCCACCAGCGGCTACACGGCCATCCTGGACCTGAGCGGCAATATCCAGGCGGTCAGTCCGGCCTTGCAGGTGGCGAACGGTCCGCAGCTCACGCGGGGGCAGCCCTTTCCGTACCTGAACCGCCGGCCCCTGGAGATTCAGGGGATTCCCATGCGCGCCGCCGTCCGGCGGGCGGGCGACTTCGGGACCGTCTGGGTGGCGCTGTCGGAGGAGGACGTGCGCGCCGCCCGCACGAGCGCCCTGAGCGCCCTGCTGCTCGCGCTGGCGGTCACGCCCCTGCTCATGCTGCTGCTGGGCTGGTGGGGGGGGCGCCGGGCCCTGGCCGGTCTGGGGCAGGCCGCCGACCTCGCCGACCGCATCGACCCGACACGCAGCCTCGCCACGCTGCCGCTGCCCCGGCAGGAGGACGAGGTCCACCGCCTGCTCGCGGCCATCAACCGCCTTCTGGTGAGGATCGAGGCCGGACAGGCCCGCGAAAAGCAGCTGCTCGGCCAGATCGTCCACGAACTGGGCGCGCCCCTGACCGTGCTCAGGGCCTCGCTGTCGCGGGCCGGCGACCGGACCGGTGACCCCGAGGTCCTGCGGGCCGCGCTCGTGGCCGACGAGCTGACCTTCACGACCCAGGACCTCATGCAGATGGCGCGCGGGCAGCTGGAGATGAAACTGGCGTGGCACTACATCCCCGCCCGCACGTTGCAGGGCCGCCTCGACCGGCTGGTGCCCGGCACGACCTTCGAGGGCGACTGGGAGGCCGGCATCCTGTGCGACCCCGACCGCCTGACCCAGGCGCTGCGCAACCTGCTCGCCAACGCGCGGCGGGCGGCCGGGCCGCAGGGCAGCGTGACCCTCACCCTGGCCGAGACGCCCGAGGAGGTGCGTTTCACCGTGCGCGACACCGGCCCTGGCCTGCCGACCGAGCTGGGCGAGCGCATCTTCGACCCCTTCGTGAGCGGGTCGGGCAGTTCGGGCCTGGGCCTGAGCGTCTCGCGCCAGATCGCGGTCATGCACGGCGGCTCGCTGTCGGGCAGCAACCCCCCCGGCGGGGGCGCACAGTTCGTGCTGACGGTACCCGGCGCGGCCCTGGGCGACGAGGACGACGGCGGGCCCGGCGACGACCTGGAGGACGACGGACCCGGCGACGGCCCTCCCCCAGGGCCCCCCCATGGCCGGACGCCGGACGACCCCCTGCCGGAAGAAAGCCGTGAGGCGGCCTCCCCTACCCTGCGGGGGTGA
- the dprA gene encoding DNA-processing protein DprA, producing MTRRAAPPAPELFPSPDPAELLALLTLRFTPQLGPRRTEALRRHFGTARAALGASLAERRAVPGLDARSLAAIGTPKPAEQAQAELEKAAGAGVRVLGRGLAGYPEALDALGDPPAVLWVRGEWPEFPAVPRALGVVGTRAVSPSARSLTRQISADLARAGVLVVSGLARGVDTEAHSAAVEAGGPSVAVLGSAVDHIYPSENVPLSRQLTLVSEYPLGTPPAQHHFPTRNRLIAALSAGSLIVEGELKSGSMITATHALDCGRTVFAVPGRAGDPRAAGPHRLLREGAVLTESAQDILDELGWGTAPAAPQLDLPPEQTRVLASLTRPTTLDDLQTQVRLPLPDLQTALVMLQLMGLVEEAGGRWARR from the coding sequence GTGACGCGCCGCGCTGCCCCGCCCGCCCCCGAGCTGTTCCCGTCCCCGGACCCGGCCGAGCTGCTCGCGCTGCTGACCCTGCGCTTCACGCCGCAGCTCGGTCCCCGGCGTACCGAGGCCCTGCGCCGCCACTTCGGTACGGCCCGCGCGGCCCTGGGGGCGTCCCTGGCCGAGCGGCGCGCCGTGCCCGGTCTGGACGCCCGCAGCCTCGCGGCCATCGGCACCCCAAAGCCGGCCGAGCAGGCCCAGGCCGAACTGGAGAAGGCCGCCGGAGCGGGCGTAAGGGTGCTGGGCCGGGGTCTGGCGGGCTACCCCGAGGCCCTCGACGCGCTGGGCGACCCGCCCGCGGTGCTGTGGGTACGCGGCGAATGGCCCGAATTTCCGGCGGTGCCCCGCGCGCTGGGCGTCGTGGGCACCCGCGCGGTCAGTCCCTCTGCCCGCTCGCTGACCCGCCAGATTTCGGCCGACCTCGCGCGGGCCGGCGTGCTGGTGGTCAGCGGACTGGCGCGCGGCGTGGACACCGAGGCCCACTCGGCGGCGGTGGAGGCGGGCGGCCCCAGCGTGGCCGTGCTGGGCAGCGCCGTGGACCACATCTATCCCAGCGAGAACGTCCCGCTGTCGCGGCAGCTCACCCTGGTCAGCGAGTACCCGCTGGGCACGCCGCCCGCCCAGCACCACTTTCCGACCCGCAACCGCCTCATCGCGGCGCTGTCGGCCGGGTCGCTGATCGTGGAGGGCGAGCTGAAGTCGGGGTCCATGATTACGGCGACGCACGCGCTGGACTGTGGCCGCACCGTATTCGCCGTGCCGGGCCGCGCCGGAGACCCCCGCGCCGCCGGGCCACACCGCCTGCTGCGGGAGGGCGCCGTCCTGACCGAGTCGGCGCAGGACATTCTCGACGAGCTGGGCTGGGGAACGGCCCCCGCCGCGCCGCAGCTCGACCTGCCGCCCGAGCAGACGCGGGTGCTCGCGTCCCTGACCCGGCCCACCACCCTGGACGACCTCCAGACCCAGGTGCGTCTACCCCTGCCCGACCTCCAGACCGCGCTGGTGATGCTTCAGCTCATGGGCCTGGTCGAGGAGGCCGGGGGGCGCTGGGCGAGGCGCTGA